The Platichthys flesus chromosome 8, fPlaFle2.1, whole genome shotgun sequence genome has a window encoding:
- the LOC133959234 gene encoding adenosine receptor A2b-like gives MDIHCNVSTLASQTQIESSLYHLIEMVVMCLSCSLNTMLSVPLVWVITRSPSLLRDTRFLLLAHLLLCDSLQQLLWTIKAVLMRSGGGMSVTQCLIFSAAYQAYSLVDFLLSTAMAVDRFVAVKWPLRYELLTRTRRKRAAVTAIWTVSFVLIAVALGISLSNIKVNFSFQRCRPLILMPCLSETSAALLYCTLGSAVVLPLCSLTILGCFCLLCRDMHAGLLCSKRAWVTLTLQAVQTLLFSVPVIMEGYLIPAHLHSDAVDIASTITYNLGVSLIPLVYGYRSRELQQRIRQAAHMCNVPILT, from the exons ATGGACATCCACTGCAATGTGTCGACCCTGGCCAGTCAGACACAGATCGAGTCCAGCCTCTACCACCTGATCGAGATGGTCGTCatgtgtctgagctgcagcttgaACACCATGCTCAGTGTTCCTTTGGTCTGGGTCATCACCCGCTCGCCGTCCCTCCTCAGAGACACTCGCTTCCTGCTCctcgcacatctcctgctgtgcGACAGCCTCCAA cagctcctctggacgATCAAAGCGGTTCTTATGAGATCCGGAGGAGGGATGTCAGTGACCCAGTGTCTGATCTTCTCTGCGGCTTACCAGGCCTACTCATTG GTGGACTTCTTGCTGAGCACTGCCATGGCTGTGGACCGATTTGTCGCTGTCAAGTGGCCTCTGCGCTATGAACTGCTGACCCGTACACGGAGGAAGCGAGCAGCTGTTACAGCCATATGGACCGTATCGTTTGTGCTCATCGCTGTGGCTTTGGGTATCAGCCTCAGCAACATCAAGGTGAATTTTTCCTTTCAGCGCTGTCGCCCTCTCATCCTGATGCCCTGCCTGTCAGAGACGTCGGCCGCGCTGCTCTACTGCACCTTGGGCAGCGCTGTGGTGCTGCCGCTCTGCTCCCTGACCATCCTGGGATGCTTCTGCCTGCTCTGCAGGGACATGCACGCCGGGCTGCTCTGCTCCAAGAGAGCGTGGGTGACGCTGACCCTCCAGGCTGTTCAGACTCTTCTCTTTTCAGTTCCTGTGATCATGGAAGGCTACCTGATCCCTGCACACCTGCACAGTGATGCTGTGGATATAGCATCAACCATCACCTACAACCTGGGGGTGTCCCTCATCCCTCTGGTCTACGGGTATCGCTCAcgggagctgcagcagcggaTACGACAGGCTGCACACATGTGCAACGTCCCCATCTTAACATAA
- the znf185 gene encoding zinc finger protein 185 produces MSKEGNRAAVLSTTKVRTKLKGDGSWLQRTSEPQSEPEEEVKPWVAEVRANRVNGAPIETSPGPSPTKPELPPNKPDAGRAPTSGYLIRGIFTKLDEKPASSPTSNGSSGTTQFNKKASESYKRIAPHTVRPTSESLEDLLSNEEQEKRTEAASNVLKTSSVRQRSYVLSAAKKFELIDKAADTSPVINNVSFSAKRVEIVDDDEEANTPPPVSSPSPTPAPTARPRRIEETNVKTAADVPVAPKVLGPLPDLLKEDPTPVSVTKKDPFEGMKPGCTKVATPLPEFIPVLVKAVHKEPERPDVSDQTDTSLVKITPDLPKLVSTTSARAVPESPAPLSPAPTTTVPKSPAPLSPAPTTTVPKSPASLSLAPMTTVPKSPAPLSPAPTTTVPKSPAPLTPALTSTVPKSPAPLTPALTSTVPKSPAPLSPAPTTTVPKSPAPLSPALTSTVPKSPAPLSPAPMTTVPKSPAPLTPALTSTVPKSPAPLSPAPTTTVPKSPAPLTPALTSTVPKSPAPLSPAPTTTVPKSPAPLSPALTSTVPKSPAPLSPSPTTTVPKSPAPLSPAPTTTVPKSPAPLSPALTSTVPKSPAPLTPALTSTVPKSPAPLSPSPTTTVPKSPAPLTPALTSTVPKSPAPLSPAPTTTVPKSPAPLSPAPTTTVPKSPAPLSPAPTTTVPKSPAPLSPALTSTVPISTVPLSPALTSTVPKSPAPLSPAPTTTVPKSPAPLSPAPTTTVPKSPAPLTPALTSTVPKSPAPLSPALTSTVPKSTAPLSPALTPTVPKSPAPLSPALTSTVPKSPAPVSPALTSTLPESFAPVSTETTITVLREPIPEPAEEPEPQSKPSPMTSSRVDTLSAFYDTLVPTSLTSLKDGEPGLAKEQGGPAESHFTESRAAKEPDPVFSIPEPMTDDLLAFDDGPQEAAVPVPQSPGRWSQDLLSGFDSEPDPAKTSGALDLLATDVIPFNTEKRSPSVQRKEEKQTDETAGETQSLTETVTVTTRTVIITDQREEDKADPWSSHVTTVVTESSSADPFDPYPVGTTSPNSSSDLLQPRADISINSAPATFMENKDLSPEPHLGTRRSWARTWDTITPQQAGTEESQEAEPEDQAGEQQTMIMFERKSKENDSPWDRWTSPTVYTITTEEEEEEEEEEEESSKETRTETVTTVTTIREIHGEPEPAMDRYQTYTRSVTQEERPVQTPEPETKKPFVYLKEYVNTSEESSHNARDESNSGLDYLTSSSTSYSYSSPSTYPSGPMSSSCTFCGKHVGDDAKITIEHLNINCHPDCFKCGVCDKDMGDLLCSMFLHGGKVHCESCYSKALD; encoded by the exons ATGTCAAAAG agggGAACAGAGCAGCTGTATTATCCACCACCAAAGTGCGGACCAAGCTGAAGGGAGATGGCAGCTGGCTGCAGCGCACCAGTGAACCTCAGTCTgaacctgaggaggaggtgaaaccCTG GGTGGCAGAGGTGAGGGCCAACCGCGTGAATGGAGCCCCCATCGAGACCAGTCCAGGGCCTTCGCCAACAAAGCCCGAGCTGCCGCCCAACAAGCCTGATGCCGGGAG AGCGCCAACGTCAGGGTATCTGATCAG AGGCATTTTCACTAAACTGGACGAGAAGCCTGCATCATCGCCCACATCCAACGGCTCAAG TGGAACGACGCAGTTCAACAAAAAAGCCTCGGAGAGCTACAAGAGAAT AGCCCCCCACACGGTGAGGCCCACTTCAGAGAGCCTGGAGGACCTTCTGAGcaatgaggagcaggagaaacg GACGGAGGCAGCCAGCAATGTTCTGAAGACGTCTTCAGTCAGGCAGCGGTCTTACGTGCTCTCTGCTGCTAAGAAATTTGA GTTGATTGACAAAGCCGCTGACACCTCGCCGGTCATCAACAATGTGTCATTTTCAGCGAAAAG GGTTGAGATTGTGGATGACGATGAGGAAGCCAATACGCCACCACCTGTCAGCTCCCCCAGCCCCACTCCTGCCCCGACGGCCAGACCCAGGCGAAT TGAGGAAACAAACGTGAAGACAGCCGCTGATGTGCCAGTGGCTCCCAAGGTTCTGGGGCCGCTACCGGATCTTTTGAAAGAAGATCCCACTCCAGTGTCTGTGACGAAGAAGGACCCGTTTGAAGGCATGAAGCCGGGATGCACCAAGGTGGCCACACCTCTCCCTGAATTCATCCCAGTGTTAGTAAAAGCAGTTCACAAAGAACCTGAGCGGCCCGATGTTTCTGATCAAACCGACACCTCTCTGGTTAAAATCACCCCTGATTTACCAAAGCTGGTATCAACCACTTCAGCTCGAGCTGTCCCAGAATCCCCTGCACCATTGTCCCCTGCCCCGACGACAACTGTCCCCAAATCACCGGCTCCATTGTCCCCTGCCCCGACGACAACTGTCCCCAAATCCCCTGCTTCATTGTCCCTTGCTCCGATGACAACTGTCCCCAAATCCCCTGCTCCATTGTCCCCTGCCCCGACGACAACTGTCCCCAAATCCCCTGCTCCATTGACCCCTGCCCTGACTTCAACTGTCCCAAAATCTCCTGCTCCATTGACCCCTGCCCTGACTTCAACTGTCCCAAAATCCCCTGCTCCATTGTCCCCTGCCCCGACGACAACTGTCCCCAAATCCCCTGCTCCATTGTCCCCTGCCCTGACTTCAACTGTCCCAAAATCCCCTGCTCCATTGTCCCCTGCCCCGATGACAACTGTCCCCAAATCCCCTGCTCCATTGACCCCTGCCCTGACTTCAACTGTCCCAAAATCCCCTGCTCCATTGTCCCCTGCCCCGACGACAACTGTCCCCAAATCCCCTGCTCCATTGACCCCTGCCCTGACTTCAACTGTCCCAAAATCCCCTGCTCCATTGTCCCCTGCCCCGACGACAACTGTCCCCAAATCCCCTGCTCCATTGTCCCCTGCCCTGACTTCAACTGTCCCAAAATCCCCTGCTCCATTGTCCCCTTCCCCGACGACAACTGTCCCCAAATCCCCTGCTCCATTGTCCCCTGCCCCGACGACAACTGTCCCCAAATCACCGGCTCCATTGTCCCCTGCCCTGACTTCAACTGTCCCCAAATCACCGGCTCCATTGACCCCTGCCCTGACTTCAACTGTCCCAAAATCCCCTGCTCCATTGTCCCCTTCCCCGACGACAACTGTCCCCAAATCCCCTGCTCCATTGACCCCTGCCCTGACTTCAACTGTCCCAAAATCCCCTGCTCCATTGTCCCCTGCCCCGACGACAACTGTCCCCAAATCCCCTGCTCCATTGTCCCCTGCCCCGACGACAACTGTACCCAAATCCCCTGCTCCATTGTCCCCTGCCCCGACGACAACTGTCCCCAAATCCCCTGCTCCATTGTCCCCTGCCCTGACTTCAACTGTCCCAATATCCACGGTTCCATTGTCCCCTGCCCTGACTTCAACTGTCCCCAAATCACCGGCTCCATTGTCCCCTGCCCCGACGACAACTGTCCCCAAATCGCCTGCTCCATTGTCCCCTGCCCCGACGACAACTGTCCCCAAATCCCCTGCTCCATTGACCCCTGCCCTGACTTCAACTGTCCCAAAATCCCCTGCTCCATTGTCCCCTGCCCTGACTTCAACTGTCCCAAAATCCACGGCTCCATTGTCCCCTGCCCTGACTCCAACTGTCCCCAAATCCCCTGCTCCATTGTCCCCTGCCCTGACTTCAACTGTCCCAAAATCACCGGCTCCAGTGTCCCCTGCCCTGACGTCAACTCTCCCAGAATCCTTTGCTCCAGTGTCTACAGAAACAACGATCACAGTGCTTAGAGAACCTATACCTGAACCTGCAGAAGAACCTGAACCACAATCTAAACCTTCTCCCATGACAAG CTCCAGAGTTGACACGCTCTCTGCCTTTTACGACACTCTCGTTCCCACAAGTTTAACCAG TCTCAAGGATGGTGAGCCAGGGCTGGCAAAGGAACAAGGAGGCCCAGCAGAGAGCCACTTCACAGAGAGCAG AGCTGCGAAGGAGCCCGATCCAGTTTTCAGCATTCCGGAGCCAATGACAGACGATCTCCTGGCATTCGATGATGG TCCACAGGAGGCAGCAGTGCCTGTTCCCCAGAGCCCAGGTCGCTGGAGTCAGGATCTGCTCAGTGGATTTGATAG TGAGCCAGACCCAGCGAAGACCAGCGGCGCCCTGGATCTCCTGGCTACTGATGTGATTCCATTCAACACAGAGAAACGCAG CCCCAGCGTGCAGcggaaggaggagaagcagacagatgagacagcaggagaaacacaaag CCTCACAGAGACCGTCACTGTAACCACCAGGACTGTGATTATTACTGACCAACG TGAAGAGGACAAAGCAGATCCCTGGAGCTCACATGTGACAACAGTAGTTACTGAATCGAG CTCGGCTGATCCGTTTGATCCATATCCGGTAGGGACCACATCCCCTAACAG ctcctctgaccTGCTCCAGCCCCGCGCAGATATTTCCATCAACAG CGCACCAGCCACGTTCATGGAGAACAAAGATCTGAGTCCAGAACCACA TCTCGGCACTCGGCGGTCATGGGCCCGCACATGGGACACCATCACACCTCAGCAGGCCGGCACAGAGGAGAG CCAGGAGGCCGAACCGGAGGACCAAGCCGGAGAGCAACAGACGATGATCATGTTTGAGAGGAA GTCCAAGGAGAACGACTCCCCATGGGACAGGTGGACATCCCCCACTGTCTATACCATCActacagaagaggaggaagaggaggaggaggaggaggaggagag CTCGAAGGAAACACGCACAGAGACAGTCACGACCGTCACCACCATCAG GGAGATCCACGGTGAGCCGGAGCCCGCTATGGATCG TTATCAAACCTACACCAGGTCGGTGACTCAAGAAGAGCGCCCGGTCCAAACACCAGAGCCCGAGACCAAAAA GCCGTTTGTGTATTTGAAGGAATACGTCAATACCTCAGAGGAGTCCTCGCATAACGCCAGAGATGAATCCAATAG TGGGCTGGATTATTTGACATCGAGCTCCACCAGCTACTCTTACAGCAGCCCCTCCACGTACCCCAG
- the nsdhl gene encoding sterol-4-alpha-carboxylate 3-dehydrogenase, decarboxylating, giving the protein MATRVRPGNKRCAVIGGSGFLGRHLVEKLLDRGYTVSVFDIRQSYELPGVTFHLGDLCDPQALAPALRDVSLVFHCASPAPGSDNRALFETVNIKGTRTVIQACAEAGVQKLVLTSSASVVFEGTDIKNGGEDLPYAKKPIDYYTETKIEQEKLVLAACDKEKGFLTVAIRPHGIFGPRDPQLVPILVDTARRGKMKFIIGDGTNLVDFTFVENVVHGHILAAERLRADSPICGKPYHITNDEPVRFWDFMSDVLVGLGYAAPRYHLPYTLVYGLALLLWLLALILRPLVSIKPTFTPMRVALAGTHHYYSCERAKQDMGYKPVVGLKEGIARTVQSYPHLRQGA; this is encoded by the exons atGGCCACTCGGGTTCGACCG GGCAACAAGCGCTGCGCGGTGATCGGGGGCTCCGGGTTCCTGGGCAGACACCtggtggagaagctgctggaccGAGGCTACACCGTGTCCGTGTTTGACATCCGCCAGAGCTACGAGCTGCCCGGGGTCACCTTTCACCTGGGAGACCTGTGTGACCCGCAG gcccTGGCGCCGGCCCTGAGGGATGTGTCCCTGGTCTTCCACTGTGCGTCTCCGGCCCCTGGCAGTGACAACCGTGCACTGTTTGAGACCGTGAACATCAAGGGCACACGCACCGTTATTCAGGCCTGTGCTGAGGCTGGAGTACAG AAATTGGTCCTGACCAGCAGTGCCAGTGTGGTGTTTGAAGGGACAGACATTAAGAACGGAGGTGAGGACCTGCCCTACGCTAAGAAGCCCATCGACTACTACACGGAGACCAAGATCGAGCAGGAGAAG TTGGTCCTGGCAGCTTGTGACAAGGAGAAGGGTTTCCTCACCGTCGCCATCCGGCCTCACGGGATCTTCGGCCCTCGGGACCCACAGCTGGTTCCGATCCTGGTGGATACGGCTCGTAGGGGCAAGATGAAGTTCATCATTGG TGATGGGACTAATCTGGTGGATTTCACCTTTGTGGAGAACGTGGTGCACGGACACATCCTGGCTGCTGAGCGCCTGAGAGCCGACTCCCCCATCTGTGGAAAG CCATACCACATCACCAACGACGAGCCGGTGAGATTCTGGGACTTCATGTCCGACGTGCTGGTCGGGCTGGGATACGCCGCTCCTCGCTACCACCTCCCCTACACCCTGGTGTATGGACTGGCCCTGCTCCTCTGGCTGCTGGCCCTCATCCTGCGCCCCCTAGTGTCCATAAAACCCACGTTTACTCCAATGAGAGTGGCCCTGGCTGGAACCCACCACTACTACAGCTGTGAACGTGCCAAGCAGGACATGGGCTACAAGCCCGTGGTGGGTCTGAAGGAGGGGATCGCCCGCACCGTGCAGAGCTACCCTCACCTTAGACAAGGGGCGTGA
- the cetn2 gene encoding uncharacterized protein cetn2, with translation MATIAKRPSLQGPVPPPRKKTTPKAELTEEQKQEIREAFELFDTDGCGFIDVKELKVAMRALGFEPKKEEIKKMIGEVDKEGTGKVSFVDFLSVMTQKMAEKDSKEEILKAFRLFDDDETGKISFKNLKRVAKELGENLTDEELREMIDEADRDGDGEVNQQEFLRIMKKTCLY, from the exons aTG GCGACCATTGCCAAGAGACCCTCCCTGCAGGGCCCAGTGCCCCCTCCTCGTAAGAAGACCACCCCCAAGGCCGAGCTGACCGAGGAGCAGAAGCAGGAGATCAGAGAGGCCTTCGAGCTGTTTGACACTGACGGCTGTGGATTCATCGATGTCAAAGAGCTCAAG GTGGCGATGAGAGCTCTGGGGTTCGAACCGAAGAAAGAGGAGATCAAGAAGATGATTGGTGAAGTGGATAAGGAAGGAACAGGGAAGGTCTCCTTTGTCGACTTCCTCAGTGTCATGACACAGAAAATG gCAGAGAAAGACTCCAAAGAGGAGATCCTGAAAGCGTTCCGTCTGTTTGACGACGATGAGACCGGAAAGATCTCCTTCAAGAATCTGAAGCGAGTGGCCAAAGAGCTCGGAGAGAACCTGACAGATGAAGAGCTGCGG GAGATGATCGATGAGGCGGACCGAGACGGGGACGGAGAAGTCAACCAGCAGGAGTTCCTGCGCATTATGAAGAAAACCTGCCTGTACTGA